Proteins from a genomic interval of Euleptes europaea isolate rEulEur1 chromosome 18, rEulEur1.hap1, whole genome shotgun sequence:
- the EIF4A1 gene encoding eukaryotic initiation factor 4A-I has translation MSASQESRSRDNGPEGMDPDGVIESNWNEIVDSFDDMNLSESLLRGIYAYGFEKPSAIQQRAILPCIKGYDVIAQAQSGTGKTATFAISILQQIELDLKATQALVLAPTRELAQQIQKVVMALGDYMGASCHACIGGTNVRAEVQKLQMEAPHIIVGTPGRVFDMLNRRYLSPKFIKMFVLDEADEMLSRGFKDQIYDIFQKLSGNTQVVLLSATMPMDVLEVTKKFMRDPIRILVKKEELTLEGIRQFYINVEREEWKLDTLCDLYETLTITQAVIFINTRRKVDWLTEKMHARDFTVSAMHGDMDQKERDVIMREFRSGSSRVLITTDLLARGIDVQQVSLVINYDLPTNRENYIHRIGRGGRFGRKGVAINMVTEEDKRTLRDIETFYNTSIEEMPLNVADLI, from the exons AGCAATTGGAATGAGATTGTGGACAGCTTTGATGACATGAACCTGTCGGAGTCCCTTCTACGAGGAATCTATGCTTACGGTTTCGAGAAGCCCTCTGCCATCCAGCAGCGAGCCATTCTCCCTTGTATCAAGG GTTATGACGTGATTGCCCAAGCCCAGTCTGGAACTGGGAAGACGGCcacttttgccatttccatcTTGCAGCAGATTGAGCTGGACCTGAAGGCCACCCAGGCCCTGGTCCTGGCCCCCACAAGAGAGCTGGCTCAGCAG ATCCAGAAGGTGGTGATGGCCCTGGGAGACTACATGGGGGCTTCCTGCCATGCCTGTATAGGTGGGACAAACGTCCGCGCGGAAGTTCAGAAGCTGCAGATGGAAGCCCCCCACATCATCGTTGGGACTCCTGGAAGGGTTTTTGACATGCTGAACAGGAGATATCTGT CACCCAAGTTCATCAAGATGTTTGTGCTGGATGAGGCAGACGAGATGTTGAGTCGGGGCTTCAAGGATCAGATCTATGACATATTCCAGAAGCTGAGTGGGAACACGCAG GTGGTGCTGCTGTCTGCCACCATGCCCATGGATGTCCTGGAAGTGACCAAGAAGTTCATGAGGGACCCGATCAGAATCCTGGTGAAGAAGGAAGAGCTGACCTTGGAGGGAATCAGGCAGTTCTACATCAACGTGGAGAGGGAG GAGTGGAAGCTGGACACATTGTGTGACCTGTACGAGACCCTCACCATCACTCAAGCAGTCATCTTCATCAACACCCGGAGGAAGGTGGACTGGCTCACAGAGAAGATGCATGCCCGGGACTTCACTGTTTCCGCCATG CATGGCGACATGGACCAAAAGGAGAGAGATGTGATCATGCGGGAGTTCCGCTCTGGCTCCAGCCGTGTCTTGATCACCACAGACCTGCTg GCTCGTGGGATTGACGTGCAGCAGGTATCCCTGGTTATCAACTACGACCTGCCCACCAACCGGGAGAACTACATCCACAG gATTGGCCGAGGAGGCCGTTTTGGCAGGAAAGGCGTGGCCATCAACATGGTGACGGAAGAAGACAAGCGCACCCTTCGTGACATTGAGACGTTCTACAACACCTCCATCGAGGAGATGCCCCTGAATGTGGCTGACCTCATCTGA
- the CD68 gene encoding macrosialin, producing the protein MNQPKFAAWLSLWLVGSCLLAGLLTSLSVGLLPAWASAQDEAAPQRTGPPGASLCSGTEPPDPSCPRRKKAATLVPSFTKTTTPSTTTHHLKTTTHATNHTTVPANHTTPHPTKHTTPFHTIAPTNHTTVPANHTTPHPTNHTTPFHTIAPTNHTTASPTNRTTPHHPTNHTTPPAIATTVPRPTDTPLVAVGKYVVRNGSVPCLRLEAGLQVQVQYTSKAKHLLWGTFAVQPNHTNASGACSIKVATLELRFPEGFLIFVFKKNETKGTSYLSRVQGNVTYQFLQATETTFGADTSSLQEFEAPLGHSYQCRNRTLFLTGKFHLHVLKERVQAFELRDGEFGEAEVCTEQRRSPLLVIIVVVVLVLLIIIVLVAYAVGRRRSQSGYQTL; encoded by the exons ATGAACCAGCCGAAATTTGCTGCGTGGCTGTCCCTATGGCTTGTGGGCAGCTGCCTCCTGGCAG GCCTGCTGACTAGCCTCTCTGTCGGTCTCCTTCCAGCGTGGGCTTCTGCTCAGGATGAAGCCGCACCGCAGAGGACGGGTCCCCCCGGTGCCTCGCTATGCTCTGGCACAGAACCACCAGACCCAAGTTGCCCCCGCAGGAAAAAAGCAGCCACCCTGGTGCCCTCCTTCACCAAGACGACGaccccttccaccaccacccaccacctGAAGACCACGACACATGCAACCAACCACACCACGGTTCCGGCCAACCACacaacaccccaccccaccaagcATACCACTCCATTCCACACCATTGCTCCAACCAATCACACCACGGTTCCGGCCAACCACacgacaccccaccccaccaatcATACCACTCCATTTCACACCATTGCTCCAACCAATCACACCACAGCCAGTCCCACCAATCGCACCACGCCCCACCACCCCACCAATCACACCACGCCTCCCGCCATCGCCACCACGGTCCCGCGGCCCACAGACACACCCCTTGTGGCCGTGGGCAAGTACGTGGTCAGGAATGGGTCCGTCCCCTGCCTACGGTTGGAAGCGGGGCTCCAGGTCCAAGTACAGTACACCAGCAAGGCGAAGCACCTG CTCTGGGGCACGTTTGCGGTGCAGCCGAACCACACCAATGCATCGGGGGCCTGCTCCATCAAGGTCGCCACCCTCGAGCTGCGTTTCCCGGAGGGTTTCCTCATCTTCGTCTTCAAAAAG AATGAAACCAAAGGGACGTCCTACCTGAGTAGAGTCCAGGGCAACGTGACGTACCAGTTCCTACAAGCAACAG AGACCACCTTTGGAGCAGACACGTCGTCTCTGCAGGAGTTTGAAGCGCCCCTTGGGCACAGTTACCAGTGCCGGAACCGAACTTTGTTCCTCACTGGAAAGTTTCACCTTCATGTCCTGAAAGAACGTGTCCAGGCCTTTGAGCTGCGAGATGGAGAATTTGGGGAAG CCGAGGTCTGTACAGAGCAGCGACGTTCACCCCTCCTGGTCATCATCGTGGTCGTGGTCCTTGTCCTCCTCATCATCATAGTGCTTGTGGCTTATGCTGTGGGACGAAGGCGGAGCCAGTCGGGGTACCAAACCCTCTGA
- the LOC130489815 gene encoding putative nuclease HARBI1, whose product MAAPSQQPSWAPGHSQEAQLLATLSHGTVALCLLYYTRLQRGRRLREAARRQRIARHHRAQARSRQRFALLWLCRMLVRSPGTDGLCQEAGGGGGGLPCLLRERRLWSKARSSAFWETVRAKAFSPWEWVENFRVAPGTFDYLCAQLRNAIQRRDTNMRRAIPADVRLAMTLWRLGACTEYRAVEQLFGVSRSTVCKILRDVCEAVVGILTPLYVRPPDPAEVAAGNGFPLPQLAGVLGSLHVPIRAPNENAAGYYNRHGWHSVVVQAAVDSRGCFWDINVGCPGRVMEPQVLCTSELYQRAQEGDLFPGASQVVRGVQVPVYLLGSCSYPFLPWLMRPYRNEVLTSAQQRFNEYAAAARTVVGVAFGRLRGRWRCLTKRNDTDVSFLPTLIAACCTLHNVCEARGDAFQSGWMEEEEEQPEEHPFDDGEEEDEEAVEIRDALASALRG is encoded by the coding sequence ATGGCTGCCCCTTCCCAGCAGCCATCTTGGGCCCCCGGCCACAGCCAGGAGGCTCAGCTGCTGGCCACCCTCAGCCATGGCACGGTGGCCCTGTGTCTCCTCTACTACACCCGCCTGCAGCGAGGGCGGCGCTTGCGCGAAGCTGCCCGCCGGCAGCGgattgcccgccaccaccgggcccAGGCCCGGTCACGCCAACGCTTTGCCTTGCTGTGGCTCTGCCGGATGCTGGTGCGATCCCCTGGCACGGACGGGCTTTGCCAGGAGGCGGGCGGCGGAGGGGGCGGCCTGCCATGCTTGCTACGTGAGCGGCGCTTGTGGAGCAAGGCCCGGAGCTCGGCCTTCTGGGAAACCGTGCGAGCCAAAGCGTTCAGCCCCTGGGAGTGGGTTGAGAACTTCCGCGTGGCTCCCGGCACGTTTGACTACCTCTGTGCCCAGCTGCGAAACGCCATTCAGCGCCGGGACACAAACATGCGCCGGGCCATCCCAGCCGACGTGCGCCTGGCCATGACCCTCTGGCGCCTGGGAGCCTGCACAGAGTACCGGGCTGTGGAGCAGCTCTTTGGTGTGTCACGCTCCACTGTCTGCAAGATCCTGCGTGATGTCTGCGAAGCGGTCGTGGGTATCCTGACACCGTTGTATGTGCGTCCTCCTGACCCTGCCGAAGTGGCCGCGGGGAACGGCTTTCCCTTGCCCCAGCTGGCCGGTGTCTTGGGATCCCTCCACGTGCCCATCCGGGCACCCAATGAAAACGCTGCTGGTTATTACAACCGCCACGGCTGGCATTCGGTGGTTGTGCAGGCTGCGGTTGATTCTCGTGGTTGTTTCTGGGATATCAACGTTGGCTGCCCTGGGAGGGTGATGGAGCCCCAAGTCTTGTGCACGTCTGAGCTGTATCAACGAGCCCAAGAGGGCGATCTCTTCCCAGGAGCATCCCAAGTGGTCAGGGGAGTCCAGGTCCCTGTCTACCTGCTGGGCAGCTGCTCATACCCTTTCCTCCCATGGCTCATGCGCCCCTATCGCAACGAGGTTCTGACGTCAGCCCAGCAACGCTTCAATGAGTATGCAGCCGCCGCACGGACGGTAGTCGGTGTGGCCTTTGGACGCCTGCGTGGGCGCTGGCGCTGCCTCACCAAGCGCAACGATACAGACGTCTCCTTTCTGCCAACCCTCATCGCTGCCTGCTGCACCCTCCACAACGTCTGCGAGGCTCGGGGTGACGCCTTCCAGTCAGGTtggatggaagaggaggaagagcaaCCGGAGGAACATCCGTTCGATGACGGTGAGGAGGAAGACGAGGAGGCAGTGGAGATCCGGGATGCGCTGGCTTCAGCATTGAGGGGCTGA